Proteins encoded within one genomic window of Flavobacterium oreochromis:
- the rlmN gene encoding 23S rRNA (adenine(2503)-C(2))-methyltransferase RlmN: protein MQTEKRDIRALSKEELRAFFVSNGDKAFRGNQVYEWLWQKKAHKFEDMTSLSKATRDMLEHNFVIQHIKVDQMQRSEDGTVKNAVRLHDGLVVESVLIPTETRTTACVSSQVGCSLDCNFCATARLKRMRNLEPGEIYDQVAAIDSESRLYYNRPLSNIVFMGMGEPLMNYPNVMKAIDKITSPEGLGMSPKRITVSTSGISKMIKKMADDEVKFKLAVSLHSAVEEIRNEIMPFTKNFPLTDLREALQYWYKKTKSKVTYEYVVWRGINDDKRSIDALVKFCKYVPCKVNLIEYNPIDEGDFQQASEQAINDYIKTLEAADVVVKVRRSRGKDIDAACGQLANKEI, encoded by the coding sequence ATGCAAACAGAAAAGAGAGATATACGAGCGTTAAGCAAAGAAGAATTACGAGCATTTTTCGTGTCTAATGGAGATAAAGCTTTTAGAGGAAATCAAGTTTATGAATGGTTATGGCAAAAAAAAGCACATAAGTTTGAAGATATGACAAGTCTTTCTAAAGCAACTAGAGATATGTTAGAACACAATTTTGTAATCCAGCATATAAAAGTAGATCAGATGCAAAGGAGTGAAGATGGAACGGTAAAGAATGCAGTTCGTTTGCATGATGGCTTAGTAGTAGAATCTGTATTAATTCCAACTGAAACTCGAACGACAGCATGTGTGTCAAGTCAAGTTGGATGTAGTTTAGATTGTAATTTTTGTGCAACAGCACGATTAAAAAGAATGCGAAACTTAGAGCCAGGAGAAATTTATGATCAAGTGGCGGCTATAGATTCAGAAAGTCGTTTATATTATAATCGTCCTTTATCAAATATTGTTTTTATGGGGATGGGAGAACCTCTTATGAATTACCCTAATGTTATGAAAGCAATAGATAAAATAACATCACCAGAAGGATTAGGCATGTCTCCTAAGCGTATTACCGTTTCTACATCAGGTATTTCTAAAATGATAAAAAAAATGGCAGATGATGAAGTTAAATTCAAATTAGCTGTTTCATTACATTCAGCAGTGGAAGAAATTAGAAATGAAATTATGCCTTTTACTAAAAATTTCCCTTTAACAGATTTGCGAGAAGCTTTGCAGTATTGGTATAAAAAGACAAAGAGTAAAGTAACTTATGAATATGTTGTTTGGAGAGGAATTAATGATGATAAGAGATCAATAGATGCTCTAGTTAAATTTTGTAAGTACGTTCCTTGTAAAGTTAATTTGATTGAATACAATCCTATAGATGAAGGTGATTTTCAACAAGCATCAGAACAAGCAATAAATGATTATATAAAAACTTTAGAGGCAGCTGATGTAGTAGTAAAGGTTAGGAGAAGTAGAGGAAAAGATATAGATGCTGCTTGTGGACAGTTAGCTAATAAAGAAATTTAA
- the gldA gene encoding gliding motility-associated ABC transporter ATP-binding subunit GldA, which produces MSIEVQNISKSYGAQKALDNITFKVNKGEIVGFLGPNGAGKSTLMKILTTYIIPDEGLAKVNEFNIKEQTLDVQKSVGYLPEHNPLYLDLYVREYLSFNANVYKVNEARIEEVIILTGLGPESHKKISHLSKGYRQRVGLATALLHNPEVLILDEPTTGLDPNQIIEIRDLIRNIGKDKTVFLSTHIMQEVEAICDRVIIINQGKIVADNQIQHLISESNEQIIEVEFDQEVSESMINEIPNIISYEKIGNYWELHFNSEHDMRPILFDFAQLNGLKTLQLTQKNKNLESIFREKQNNF; this is translated from the coding sequence ATGTCTATAGAGGTTCAAAATATTTCTAAGAGTTATGGTGCTCAAAAAGCATTAGACAACATTACATTTAAAGTAAACAAAGGAGAAATTGTTGGCTTTTTAGGTCCAAATGGAGCTGGAAAGTCTACTTTAATGAAAATTTTAACAACTTATATCATTCCAGATGAAGGTCTTGCAAAAGTGAACGAATTTAATATCAAGGAACAAACTCTTGATGTTCAAAAATCTGTAGGCTATCTTCCAGAACACAATCCTTTATATTTAGATCTTTATGTTCGGGAATATTTAAGCTTTAATGCAAATGTGTATAAAGTTAATGAGGCTCGTATAGAGGAAGTTATTATACTTACAGGTTTAGGTCCTGAAAGTCACAAAAAAATCAGCCACCTTTCCAAAGGGTATAGACAACGTGTAGGCTTAGCTACAGCATTATTACATAATCCAGAGGTACTTATTTTAGATGAACCTACAACTGGTCTAGATCCTAATCAAATAATTGAGATCCGTGATTTAATTAGAAATATAGGAAAAGATAAAACCGTTTTTCTTTCTACTCATATCATGCAAGAAGTGGAAGCTATCTGTGATCGCGTTATTATTATTAATCAAGGAAAAATTGTAGCTGATAATCAAATTCAGCATTTAATTTCTGAATCGAATGAACAAATAATAGAAGTTGAGTTTGATCAAGAAGTTAGTGAATCAATGATTAATGAAATACCTAATATTATTTCATATGAGAAGATTGGAAATTACTGGGAATTACATTTTAATTCTGAACATGATATGCGACCAATACTCTTTGACTTTGCACAACTTAATGGCTTAAAAACATTACAACTTACACAAAAGAATAAAAATTTAGAAAGTATTTTCAGGGAAAAACAAAATAATTTTTAA
- a CDS encoding prephenate dehydratase has protein sequence MKITVAIQGIRGSFHQQVAQNYFGTNIEVVECKTFKEVAKLLKKGKVNYGVMAIENSIAGSLIPNYALIDENQLNVLGEYFLKISLNLMAFPGQQIEDIKEVHSHPIALLQCAKFLEKYKHIKVIESSDTAITAKKIKEEKLKGIAALAGPIASEVYDLEILAREVQSVESSITRFMILEKANSNTTRNKVNKASVKFELDNRPGGLATVLNVMNNCKLNLTKIQSMPIVEKPFQYSFFVDVVFEEYNYFEKAKSILELMTTHFKLLGEYQSGHMPINENKYDQDLILMDV, from the coding sequence ATGAAAATTACAGTCGCTATTCAAGGTATCAGAGGATCATTCCATCAGCAGGTTGCCCAAAATTATTTTGGAACAAATATTGAAGTGGTTGAGTGTAAGACTTTTAAAGAGGTGGCTAAACTCTTAAAAAAAGGAAAGGTTAATTATGGTGTAATGGCAATAGAAAACTCTATAGCAGGTAGTTTAATCCCTAATTATGCTTTGATAGATGAAAATCAACTTAATGTATTAGGAGAGTATTTTTTAAAAATAAGCCTTAACCTAATGGCTTTTCCAGGACAACAAATTGAAGATATAAAAGAAGTACATTCTCATCCCATTGCTTTATTACAATGTGCTAAGTTTTTAGAAAAATATAAACATATTAAAGTAATAGAAAGTTCTGATACAGCTATTACTGCAAAAAAAATAAAGGAAGAAAAATTAAAAGGAATTGCTGCTTTAGCAGGGCCAATTGCGTCTGAAGTATATGATTTAGAAATTTTAGCAAGAGAAGTACAATCAGTAGAAAGTAGTATTACTCGTTTTATGATTTTAGAAAAAGCAAACTCTAATACAACACGAAATAAGGTTAATAAAGCTTCTGTAAAATTTGAATTAGATAACAGACCAGGAGGTTTAGCAACAGTTTTAAATGTTATGAATAATTGTAAATTGAATTTAACAAAAATACAATCAATGCCAATTGTAGAAAAACCTTTTCAGTACTCTTTCTTTGTTGATGTCGTTTTTGAGGAATACAATTATTTTGAAAAAGCAAAAAGTATTTTAGAACTCATGACTACTCATTTTAAACTTTTAGGAGAGTATCAATCAGGCCATATGCCTATAAATGAAAATAAATATGATCAGGATTTAATTTTAATGGACGTATAA
- the rsgA gene encoding ribosome small subunit-dependent GTPase A → MTGIVYKSTGSWYTVKTEENQFLECRIKGKFRIKGIKSTNPIAVGDVVDYELDTSADQTVGVITNIHDRKNYIVRKSVNLSKQTHIIASNINVVFLLVTINNPVTTTSFIDRFLVTAEAYGIEAILIFNKIDTYDEAALDDQLFLQYVYSTIGYQCLRVSAKEGKGIEDLKLLMKDRVSMFSGHSGVGKSTLVNALEPTLNLKTKEISEQHQQGQHTTTFAEMFDLSFGAKIIDTPGIRGFGVVDMEKQEIGDYFPEFFALKNQCKFNNCLHKEEPHCAVKDALDADQIAWSRYNSYLQILEGDDENYRNDIYKNNTEE, encoded by the coding sequence ATGACAGGAATTGTTTATAAATCTACTGGAAGTTGGTATACTGTGAAAACAGAAGAAAATCAATTTTTAGAATGCCGTATTAAAGGAAAATTTCGTATTAAAGGAATCAAAAGTACCAATCCTATAGCAGTAGGAGATGTGGTAGATTATGAATTAGATACCTCTGCGGATCAAACCGTTGGAGTTATAACGAATATTCATGATAGAAAGAATTATATAGTTCGTAAATCTGTTAATCTATCAAAACAAACTCATATTATTGCTTCTAATATTAACGTTGTTTTCTTATTGGTTACAATTAATAATCCTGTAACAACAACCAGTTTTATTGATCGATTCTTAGTAACGGCTGAAGCTTACGGTATTGAGGCTATTTTAATTTTTAATAAAATTGACACATATGATGAAGCAGCATTAGATGATCAATTGTTTTTACAATATGTATATTCTACCATAGGATATCAATGTTTACGAGTTTCTGCTAAAGAAGGAAAAGGAATTGAAGATTTAAAATTACTCATGAAAGATAGAGTTTCAATGTTTTCCGGGCATTCAGGAGTAGGTAAATCAACTTTAGTTAATGCTTTAGAACCTACTTTAAATCTAAAAACAAAAGAGATTTCAGAACAACATCAGCAAGGGCAACATACGACAACATTTGCAGAAATGTTTGATTTAAGTTTTGGTGCTAAGATTATAGACACGCCGGGGATTCGTGGTTTTGGAGTGGTTGATATGGAAAAACAAGAAATTGGCGATTATTTCCCAGAATTCTTTGCTTTAAAGAATCAATGTAAATTTAACAACTGTTTACATAAAGAAGAACCACATTGTGCTGTAAAAGATGCGTTAGATGCTGATCAGATAGCATGGTCAAGATATAATTCATATTTACAAATTTTAGAAGGAGATGATGAAAATTATCGTAATGATATCTATAAAAATAATACCGAAGAATAG
- the dtd gene encoding D-aminoacyl-tRNA deacylase, with amino-acid sequence MRAIIQRVSEASVTIENKMVAKINKGLLVLVGIEDLDSQEDIKWLTSKIVNLRIFGDENHVMNCSVKEVKGDIIVVSQFTLHAQTKKGNRPSYIKASKPDVAIPLYNAFVKQIEIDLGKLIQTGQFGADMKVALINDGPVTIIIDTKNKE; translated from the coding sequence ATGAGAGCCATTATACAAAGAGTTTCGGAAGCATCTGTAACAATTGAAAACAAAATGGTTGCTAAAATTAATAAAGGACTTTTAGTTTTAGTAGGTATCGAAGATTTAGATTCACAAGAGGATATAAAATGGTTAACATCTAAAATAGTTAATCTTCGGATTTTTGGAGATGAAAATCACGTAATGAACTGTTCTGTAAAGGAAGTGAAGGGAGACATAATTGTGGTAAGTCAATTCACATTACATGCTCAAACTAAAAAAGGGAATAGACCAAGTTACATAAAAGCATCAAAACCTGATGTAGCTATTCCTCTGTACAACGCTTTTGTAAAACAAATAGAAATAGATTTAGGAAAATTAATACAAACAGGTCAGTTTGGAGCAGATATGAAAGTAGCTCTAATTAATGATGGACCTGTAACTATAATCATAGATACTAAAAATAAAGAATAA
- a CDS encoding nucleotide pyrophosphohydrolase gives MDLKNAQQEVDNWIKNHGVRYFNELTNMAQLTEEVGEVARIIARRYGEQSEKESDKNKDLGEELADVVFVVLCLANQTGVDLQAAFDKKMDIKTKRDHDRHHNNEKLK, from the coding sequence ATGGATTTAAAAAACGCTCAACAAGAAGTAGATAATTGGATAAAAAATCACGGAGTTCGTTATTTTAATGAATTGACTAATATGGCACAGCTTACAGAAGAAGTAGGCGAAGTAGCTCGTATTATAGCTCGTCGTTATGGAGAACAATCTGAAAAAGAAAGTGATAAAAACAAAGATCTTGGCGAAGAATTAGCAGATGTTGTTTTTGTTGTTTTGTGTTTAGCCAATCAAACAGGTGTTGATTTACAGGCAGCTTTTGATAAAAAAATGGATATAAAAACAAAACGTGATCATGATCGTCATCATAATAATGAAAAATTAAAGTAA
- a CDS encoding LytR/AlgR family response regulator transcription factor, translating to MINAIIIDDEKRARLNLSILIKEYCPQINIIAECENLPEGVKSIRKNKPDLIFLDIEMPGHSGLELLDFFDENEINFKIIFTTAYQEYAIQAFKFSAIDYLLKPINPEELIAAATRFSKEKEKIDKYAILKENLKDETFRKIAVPSGNSLVFIEVNDILFIKGEGAYSEIHFRNNEKLLVSRNLKNFEDIICEQRNFIRIHKSFILNTHYIKSYNKSDGGSIEIQNGLHLPIGTDKIQTILETIEIIKR from the coding sequence ATGATTAATGCAATTATTATAGATGATGAAAAAAGAGCTCGATTGAATCTATCAATTTTGATAAAAGAATATTGTCCTCAAATAAACATAATAGCTGAATGTGAGAATTTACCTGAAGGTGTAAAATCTATTCGAAAAAACAAACCAGATCTAATTTTTTTAGACATAGAAATGCCTGGACATAGCGGACTTGAATTATTGGATTTTTTTGATGAAAACGAAATAAATTTTAAAATTATTTTTACAACTGCTTATCAGGAATATGCCATACAAGCATTTAAATTTTCAGCTATAGATTATCTTCTTAAACCAATAAATCCAGAGGAATTAATAGCGGCAGCAACTCGTTTTTCTAAAGAAAAAGAAAAAATAGATAAATATGCCATTTTAAAAGAAAATTTAAAAGATGAAACTTTTAGAAAAATAGCGGTTCCATCAGGTAATAGTTTAGTTTTTATAGAAGTTAATGATATTTTATTTATAAAAGGAGAAGGTGCTTATTCTGAAATACATTTTAGAAATAATGAAAAATTACTAGTAAGCCGAAATCTTAAAAACTTTGAAGATATTATTTGTGAGCAAAGAAATTTTATTCGCATTCACAAATCTTTTATCCTAAATACTCACTATATAAAATCATACAATAAGTCTGATGGAGGGAGTATTGAAATTCAAAATGGTTTGCATCTACCCATTGGAACTGATAAGATACAAACCATTTTAGAAACTATAGAAATCATTAAACGTTAA
- a CDS encoding sensor histidine kinase has protein sequence MLNYSILSYIPNQKNKLYYSIDNSTWILADEDARNLSLNTLSSGKHELKFQTVINNKKSSITELIINISKPFWLSYSFICLILIIFISLIYSFFKWQLAKIKKRNQLLLDKINLEKNVNQSKLKALKSQMNPHFFFNALNTLQSYIVANEKKEAIEYLSKFSNLTRTILEMTEKDWITIADEIKTLRLYLEIEKARFEEDFLFSIKRESALDIDTYKIPSMLLQPYVENAVKHGLLHKPGRKELQIHFTLQNNSLKILIDDNGIGRKKSHELNEIKNKKHQSFATNALQNRINLLNEYNQKNISIEIIDKLTEHQLPNGTLVIIQIPLEHD, from the coding sequence ATGCTGAACTATTCTATATTATCATATATACCTAATCAAAAAAATAAATTATACTATTCTATAGATAATTCTACATGGATTTTAGCGGATGAAGATGCACGAAATTTATCTCTAAATACCCTTTCATCTGGCAAACATGAGCTAAAGTTTCAAACGGTAATTAATAATAAAAAATCTTCTATTACTGAATTAATCATAAATATTAGTAAACCTTTTTGGTTATCCTATTCCTTCATATGTTTAATTCTTATCATTTTTATAAGCTTAATTTATTCTTTTTTTAAATGGCAACTAGCTAAAATAAAGAAAAGAAACCAACTGCTGTTAGATAAAATTAACTTGGAAAAAAATGTAAATCAATCCAAACTCAAAGCATTAAAATCGCAAATGAACCCTCATTTTTTCTTTAATGCATTAAATACTTTACAGTCTTACATTGTTGCTAACGAAAAGAAAGAAGCAATAGAATACTTATCAAAGTTTTCCAATTTGACACGTACAATTTTAGAAATGACAGAAAAAGACTGGATAACTATAGCTGATGAAATTAAAACATTACGATTATATTTAGAAATTGAAAAAGCTCGTTTTGAAGAGGATTTTTTATTTTCAATTAAAAGAGAATCAGCACTAGATATAGATACATATAAAATTCCATCTATGCTTCTGCAACCTTATGTAGAAAATGCTGTAAAACATGGACTATTACACAAACCTGGAAGAAAAGAATTACAAATACATTTTACTTTACAAAATAACAGTTTAAAAATTTTAATCGATGATAACGGAATTGGAAGAAAAAAAAGCCATGAACTAAATGAAATTAAAAATAAAAAACATCAATCATTTGCTACTAACGCTTTACAGAATCGAATAAATCTATTAAACGAATACAATCAAAAAAACATTTCAATCGAAATTATAGATAAGTTAACGGAACACCAATTGCCAAATGGCACCCTTGTAATCATTCAAATACCTTTAGAACATGATTAA
- a CDS encoding two-component regulator propeller domain-containing protein, protein MLYVRLFIFLILFFSVSFKAQNPFYYKIDQAKGLPSNSVYDIFEDRKGFMWFATNKGLCKYDGKYFLTYTNENQTSVAGSCIQEDFYGRVWYSNFDGYLYYVEKNQLKSLNNTNTIGFVKFGLTKKHLIVLEQNHIVFYNLKNLSIYKKIAFNTKKLFATHFSNSNFYLLGDDFTTISPDLSINHFAIPKEVSQNYPAPILQESNNGLLLVSKYANYFFEIRQNKFYKRKISGHFTFIQNLAYDKKCNWICTTQGVIKYTKNDINTKNSYLTDFNISYVFKDHEDNYWFSTISDGLLLVPNLRNNFIPFNKKPLTLSTNGLSIFIGCTDDKLYRSDLNLRIFKKIFDGGSNHEIYFLSSDLKNLYFTSNTFKKISLQNALKEENIIALKDAQKLNEKYYVFAASGVCGLIKNTNNKDQWDVWAKDKTETIIPIINGIQGKSATYNPFNNTIYYATNNGLFAVTKNKIFEIKTKNKKLFFSKIKNIGDKTYAITSTEKLYSIEPNNHVKEIIIRENINNESINKVKFSNSKLYIITSFSLYSFDLKNNSTKK, encoded by the coding sequence ATGCTGTACGTAAGATTATTCATTTTCCTTATTTTATTTTTTTCTGTATCCTTTAAGGCTCAAAATCCATTTTATTATAAAATTGATCAGGCTAAAGGATTACCTTCTAATAGCGTATATGATATTTTTGAAGACAGAAAGGGGTTTATGTGGTTTGCTACTAATAAGGGGCTTTGTAAATATGATGGTAAATATTTTTTAACTTATACGAATGAAAATCAGACTTCTGTTGCGGGTTCTTGTATACAAGAGGATTTTTATGGTAGAGTATGGTATAGCAATTTTGATGGTTATTTATATTATGTTGAAAAGAACCAATTAAAATCTTTAAATAATACTAATACAATTGGTTTTGTAAAGTTTGGATTGACAAAAAAACATCTTATTGTCTTAGAACAAAATCATATTGTCTTTTATAATTTAAAAAATTTAAGCATTTATAAAAAAATTGCTTTTAACACAAAAAAGCTATTTGCTACTCATTTTTCAAATTCTAACTTCTATCTTTTAGGAGATGATTTTACTACAATTTCTCCTGATTTGTCTATTAATCATTTTGCTATTCCTAAAGAAGTGAGTCAAAATTACCCTGCTCCTATTTTACAAGAAAGTAATAATGGATTATTATTAGTTTCTAAATATGCTAATTACTTTTTCGAGATCAGACAAAATAAATTTTATAAAAGAAAAATAAGTGGTCATTTTACGTTTATTCAAAATTTAGCATATGATAAAAAATGCAATTGGATTTGCACCACTCAAGGTGTTATAAAATACACAAAAAACGACATTAATACTAAAAATAGTTATTTAACTGATTTTAATATTTCGTATGTTTTTAAGGATCATGAAGATAACTATTGGTTTTCTACCATTAGTGATGGTCTTCTTTTAGTTCCTAACCTTCGGAACAATTTTATTCCTTTTAATAAAAAACCGTTAACACTTTCTACTAATGGTCTTTCTATTTTTATCGGCTGTACTGATGATAAACTATACAGAAGTGACTTAAACTTAAGAATATTTAAAAAAATATTTGATGGAGGTAGTAATCATGAAATCTATTTTTTATCATCTGATTTAAAAAATTTATATTTTACTTCCAATACTTTTAAAAAAATTAGCTTACAAAATGCTCTAAAAGAAGAAAATATAATTGCATTAAAAGATGCTCAAAAACTGAATGAGAAATATTATGTTTTTGCCGCAAGTGGTGTTTGTGGATTAATTAAAAATACAAATAATAAGGATCAATGGGATGTTTGGGCTAAAGATAAAACAGAAACAATCATTCCTATTATAAACGGTATCCAAGGTAAATCAGCTACTTATAATCCTTTTAATAACACTATTTACTATGCCACTAATAATGGTTTATTTGCTGTTACTAAAAATAAAATTTTTGAAATAAAGACAAAAAATAAAAAGTTATTTTTTTCCAAAATAAAAAACATAGGAGATAAAACGTATGCAATAACGAGTACTGAAAAATTATATTCAATAGAACCTAATAATCACGTAAAAGAAATAATTATTCGAGAAAATATAAACAACGAATCAATTAATAAAGTTAAATTTTCAAATTCAAAACTGTATATTATTACATCCTTTAGTCTTTATTCATTTGATTTAAAAAACAATAGCACAAAAAAATAA
- a CDS encoding lipocalin family protein: MKNILKTASLFILIILLNACTKEDEKQIDTPIPTIIGKWEFSKKISYNKQGQEEVSDYVNQCISLKDNILLEANNSYVETFSRTNCQPEINKTTYGYENNELKLENFSYKLKILSLTGNELKIQYLYNSSVLKAGEPQVYLLIKKE, from the coding sequence ATGAAAAATATATTAAAAACAGCCTCCTTGTTTATCCTAATCATTCTCTTAAATGCTTGTACTAAAGAAGATGAAAAACAAATAGATACTCCTATACCTACAATAATAGGCAAGTGGGAATTTTCTAAAAAGATTTCTTATAATAAGCAAGGACAGGAAGAAGTTTCGGATTATGTTAACCAATGTATTTCCCTAAAAGATAATATACTTTTAGAAGCTAATAACTCTTATGTAGAAACCTTTAGTCGGACTAATTGTCAGCCAGAGATTAATAAAACTACTTATGGTTACGAAAATAATGAATTAAAGTTAGAAAATTTTTCATACAAACTAAAAATACTATCCTTAACTGGTAATGAATTAAAAATACAATATCTGTATAATTCTTCCGTACTAAAAGCAGGAGAACCTCAGGTCTATCTACTGATCAAAAAGGAATAG
- a CDS encoding T9SS type A sorting domain-containing protein, with amino-acid sequence MKTNKKIRHILFFSTLFFHTIIIAQTYGAIGYVKEGATGSGTSWSDASGDLQALINSRCYSQIWVAGGTYKPNRKADDLSTITPNNQNNAFVIGGVMNIYGGFAGTEASLEERNLSITSNESILSGNLGNQNYSRDNAYHVIILSGYVTLDGLTIANGVASCYDDYTIVDGYTINGRRGGGIYILDSKNTIRNVTVRNNWAEEEGGGMYIGRSSNPRNFLTLINTVFWNNSTTGKGGGIFSFSSQPKMTNCVFSNNYAQKGGGGICARESLASIYNTIFHNNNTPFDFLGHDIFVDDFNYPIGTVLIYPDVHYSILQNYRLNASYNNNYVGNYQPFTDPLNGDFTLKKSSFAVYDTGTNLVPGITMPTKDKAGNQRIVNQVIDRGAYEYKSYQRLSEITQEDLVTDVCLSPSPVVDNLDITINHEIKAIEVYNLQGQKVLYDNQKTINMTSLKSGEYIIYIHDQTGNTTIKKIIKQ; translated from the coding sequence ATGAAAACAAATAAAAAAATTAGACATATATTATTTTTCAGTACATTATTTTTTCATACAATAATAATTGCTCAAACTTATGGCGCAATTGGATATGTAAAAGAGGGAGCCACAGGAAGTGGAACTTCATGGTCAGACGCATCAGGAGATCTTCAAGCACTTATAAACAGTAGATGTTATTCTCAAATTTGGGTTGCAGGAGGAACTTATAAACCCAATAGAAAAGCAGATGATTTAAGTACAATTACACCAAATAATCAAAACAACGCTTTTGTAATAGGAGGAGTGATGAATATTTACGGAGGTTTTGCAGGAACAGAAGCAAGTCTAGAAGAACGAAATTTATCAATAACTTCCAATGAAAGCATATTGAGTGGCAATTTAGGAAATCAAAATTACTCAAGAGACAATGCTTATCATGTCATTATTCTTTCAGGATATGTAACCCTTGATGGTCTCACCATTGCAAATGGTGTTGCATCTTGTTATGATGATTATACAATCGTAGATGGATATACTATAAATGGAAGAAGAGGAGGAGGAATTTATATTCTTGACTCAAAAAATACGATTAGAAACGTAACCGTTAGAAATAATTGGGCAGAAGAAGAAGGAGGAGGAATGTATATAGGAAGAAGTTCAAATCCTCGAAATTTTTTAACATTAATTAATACTGTTTTTTGGAATAATTCTACTACAGGTAAAGGAGGTGGTATTTTTTCTTTTTCATCACAACCTAAAATGACAAATTGTGTGTTTTCTAATAATTATGCTCAAAAAGGAGGAGGAGGTATTTGTGCTAGAGAATCTTTAGCCAGTATTTATAATACGATATTCCATAATAATAATACCCCATTTGATTTTTTAGGGCATGATATTTTTGTAGATGATTTTAATTATCCAATAGGAACCGTTCTTATATATCCAGATGTCCATTATTCAATTTTGCAAAATTATAGACTAAACGCATCCTATAATAATAATTATGTAGGGAATTATCAACCCTTCACAGATCCTCTAAATGGAGATTTTACATTGAAAAAATCATCTTTTGCAGTATATGATACGGGAACTAATTTAGTTCCAGGAATAACTATGCCTACTAAAGATAAGGCAGGTAATCAACGTATTGTTAATCAAGTAATAGATAGAGGAGCATATGAATACAAAAGTTATCAAAGACTAAGCGAAATTACTCAGGAAGATCTTGTTACAGATGTTTGCCTTTCGCCTAGTCCTGTAGTTGATAATCTAGATATAACAATAAATCATGAAATTAAAGCAATAGAAGTTTACAATTTACAAGGACAAAAAGTACTATATGATAATCAAAAAACAATAAATATGACATCTTTAAAATCAGGTGAATATATAATTTATATCCATGATCAAACAGGAAATACAACTATAAAAAAAATAATAAAACAATGA